DNA from Acidobacteriota bacterium:
CTCCTCCGCGTTGAGGTCGATCTGGAGCACGCGGATGCCCTTCCTGAACCGGGGCGGCATCCCGAAGTGAAGGATCCAGTTGAGCCGCGCGCCGATCAGCAGGATGACGTCCGCGTTCTGGAGCGCGAAGGAGCGCGCCGGAGCGACGAGATGGGGATCGTCGTCAGAGACGACGCCCTTGCCCATCGGCGTCGGCAGCACGGGAAGGTTCGTGCGCTGGACGAAGCGGCGCACTTCCTGCTCCGCGCGGGCGTAGGCCGCGCCCTTGCCCACGATGACCAACGGGTTCTTCGCCTCGCGCAGAACCGCCACGGCACGCTCGACGTCCCTCGGATCGGCGAGAGACGTCGGCGGCTCCGGGCAGCGAGGGGGTTGCTCGACGTCTTCCTCGTCGACCTGGGCGGTCAGGACGTCGTTGGTGAGGTTCAGGTAGGAGGCACCGGGACGACCGTAGATCGACGTGCGGACCGCCTGCTCCACGTAGAACGGCGCCCGGTGAGCGGCGTCGATCTCCGCCGAGTACTTCGAGAACGGCCGCGCCGCCTCGACCTGGGGGCACTCCTGGAACGCGCCCTGGCCGTTCTGGTAGCGGTCGTTGGCGCCGCCGAGCAGGACCATCGGCCAGCAGTTCTTCTCCGCGTTGGCGAGGCCCGCGATGCCGTGGACCATGCCGGGACCCGACACGGCGAGGCAGGCTCCGGGGCGCCCCGTCAGGTAGCCGACCGCGCCCGCGGCGTAGCTGGCGGCCTGCTCGTTGCGGAAGCCGTAGTACTTGATCCCCGCCTGCTGGGCTGCGTGGGCAACCCCGTAGACGGGGAAGCCGACGATGCCGAACATGTAGTCCACGCCCTGCTGCTTCAGGCTCTGGGAGATCAGGGCGGCGCCGGTGGTGGTCGTCATCTCGTAGCGGTCTCCTGGCCGTCGGTGGCGGGAGCGGGCACTGCGCCCAGCACGCCGTCCGCGCGCAGCCGGTCGATTTCAGGTTGGGAGAGGTTCAGTTCGTCGGCCAGGACGCTGTCCGTGTGGCGGCCAAGCAGCGGGGCGGCCTCGATCTCGACCTGGCTGTCGCTCAGGTTCATCGGGGAGCCGAGGACCCTGACCGGTCCCCTGATCTCGTGCTCGACGGTGCGGACGAAGCCGCGTTCCGTGAGGTGCGGGTCGGAGAACAGGTCGAGCGTGTCGAGCACGGCACTCGCCGGCACCCCGGCCGCGCCGAGGATGGCCATCGCTTCGTGCTTCGTGCGGTGGCCGGTCCACTCGGCGATCACTTCGAACAGCTCGTCGGCGTTCTCGTGCCGCAGCTTGGGTGTGGTGTAGCGCTCGTCGTCGGCAAGGTCCCGGCGATCGATCGCTTCGCAAAGCGCCTGCCACATCCGGTCGTTGACCACGAGCATGTAGACGTAGTCGTTCGGGCCGAACGGCTTGCAGGGGTACATGTTCATCATCGC
Protein-coding regions in this window:
- the oxc gene encoding oxalyl-CoA decarboxylase, whose amino-acid sequence is MTTTTGAALISQSLKQQGVDYMFGIVGFPVYGVAHAAQQAGIKYYGFRNEQAASYAAGAVGYLTGRPGACLAVSGPGMVHGIAGLANAEKNCWPMVLLGGANDRYQNGQGAFQECPQVEAARPFSKYSAEIDAAHRAPFYVEQAVRTSIYGRPGASYLNLTNDVLTAQVDEEDVEQPPRCPEPPTSLADPRDVERAVAVLREAKNPLVIVGKGAAYARAEQEVRRFVQRTNLPVLPTPMGKGVVSDDDPHLVAPARSFALQNADVILLIGARLNWILHFGMPPRFRKGIRVLQIDLNAEEIGTNVPTEVGMVGDARAVTAQLNEALDAEPFTLPADNEWLVKLRESATENQAAVQAMLEDDSEPMGYYRALREIADRLEPQDMLVAEGANTMDISRTVLPNMEPRKRLDAGTFGTMGVGTGLAIAAAVVHPDRRTICVQGDSAFGFSGMEVEVACRYDMPITFVVINNNGIGGGVSEYIPGKPLPPSTYTLGARYERVMEAFGGKGYLVEKVADLGPTLDKALASDRPALVNVLIDPKASRKPQKFAWLTR